A genomic window from Gossypium hirsutum isolate 1008001.06 chromosome D12, Gossypium_hirsutum_v2.1, whole genome shotgun sequence includes:
- the LOC107947438 gene encoding EPIDERMAL PATTERNING FACTOR-like protein 2 codes for MFYSHGFVLCQRHRYLFLIFLLILSTTQVRYKAEGRPNPKSDTFSKKVNEEKKILSGQIGSRPPRCDRRCSSCGHCEAIQVPTNPQVRNGNKNFSTLLFGVAYARRVDNSNYKPMSWKCKCGNVIFNP; via the exons ATGTTTTATAGCCACGGTTTCGTACTTTGCCAAAGACATCGCTACCTTTTCCttatttttctcttgattttAAGCACAACCCAAGTTAGATACAAAGCTGAAG GTAGACCAAATCCCAAATCTGATACCTTTTCCAAG AAagtaaatgaagaaaagaaaatattgagCGGTCAGATAGGGTCAAGGCCGCCAAGGTGTGATAGAAGATGCAGTTCATGCGGGCATTGTGAAGCCATTCAAGTGCCTACAAATCCGCAAGTCAGAAATGGGAACAAGAATTTCTCAACGTTACTCTTTGGCGTTGCTTACGCAAGAAGAGTTGATAACTCCAACTACAAGCCCATGAGTTGGAAATGCAAATGTGGGAACGTCATATTCAATCCCTGA